In uncultured Desulfobacter sp., one DNA window encodes the following:
- a CDS encoding TonB-dependent receptor, which yields MNLSFKPIIFLGTAILLFSAHLPAFAGQTLKDQSEPSETLETITVTAQKTEENIQEVPISMSVFDEFTLEDRNIDNLEDIAQYTPGLQIFSKSAVKSSPSLRGLHSSDRNPTAGLYIDGAPITGGIGFDETLLDIERIEVLKGPQGTLYGKNAQVGVVNIITKKPTNETQGKIKGSLGSDSKRDISMNLSGALVEDTFYVGVAAKHYEKDGFVKSTTTGKIVDDREHDYGKINFRWTPTDNLEASLVSSKTKYDNGDMSFGLTNENDREVGNDYEGYVKSEIALTSLNVKYDFSEAFSITSITAYRDYKDLRGFDWDYSNNDATRWHAVDDNRFKTYSEELRVNYENDKIQLVSGIYLEKSDFHYDQENDKGWLSSIQNISKDIDGDTMGIFSHLTYDLSEKLSLIGGLRFGNEKLTYEDSTETIDYDEDDICPKIGLTYDLLKDLMSYVTISKGYRGGGFNTGAPDGYSKSFDKETLWSYEVGLKGTILDNRLMYDIAVYYMDIDDMQVSEYVTATLAITTNAAKATSQGIEASLNFQATDTINFFAGASYVDIKFDEYNNGKVDYSGNKKTYAPEYNFNIGVTYRAEQGFYASADITGYGDMQLDIANKYKRDAYEIVNAKIGYEQKNYDIYLYAKNLFDKKYDSIGFFNGVYTQYSPPREIGVILTYRL from the coding sequence ATGAACTTGTCTTTCAAACCAATAATCTTTCTGGGAACGGCAATTCTGCTATTTTCAGCCCACCTCCCGGCCTTTGCCGGACAAACGCTTAAAGATCAGTCTGAACCTTCGGAAACACTGGAGACCATAACCGTCACCGCCCAAAAAACAGAGGAAAATATCCAAGAGGTACCGATCTCAATGAGTGTATTTGATGAGTTCACTTTAGAGGATAGAAATATAGATAATCTGGAAGATATTGCACAATATACGCCCGGACTACAGATATTCAGCAAAAGTGCAGTTAAATCTTCACCTTCGTTGAGGGGATTACACTCTTCAGATAGAAACCCAACAGCTGGATTATATATAGACGGTGCGCCGATTACAGGAGGCATAGGATTTGATGAAACCCTTCTTGATATAGAAAGAATAGAAGTACTAAAAGGTCCGCAAGGCACGCTTTACGGTAAAAATGCACAAGTCGGTGTTGTAAATATCATCACAAAAAAACCGACAAATGAGACACAGGGAAAAATAAAAGGTTCTTTGGGCTCAGATAGTAAACGAGATATATCGATGAACCTAAGCGGCGCTTTAGTTGAAGATACGTTTTATGTAGGCGTCGCAGCTAAACACTATGAAAAAGACGGCTTTGTAAAAAGTACGACAACTGGAAAAATAGTTGATGACAGGGAGCATGATTATGGAAAAATCAATTTTAGATGGACGCCTACTGATAATCTTGAAGCCTCTTTAGTAAGTTCAAAAACCAAATATGATAACGGTGATATGAGTTTCGGTCTTACAAATGAAAATGATAGGGAAGTGGGTAATGATTATGAAGGATATGTGAAATCGGAAATCGCTTTAACCTCTTTAAATGTAAAGTATGATTTTAGTGAAGCTTTTTCAATAACTTCAATTACGGCATATAGAGATTATAAAGATTTAAGGGGGTTTGATTGGGATTATTCAAATAATGATGCAACGCGTTGGCATGCCGTAGACGATAATAGGTTTAAAACATATTCTGAAGAACTAAGAGTCAATTATGAAAATGATAAAATTCAACTCGTATCGGGAATATATTTAGAAAAAAGTGATTTCCATTACGATCAGGAGAATGATAAAGGTTGGCTTTCTTCTATTCAAAATATTAGTAAAGATATTGACGGGGATACCATGGGTATCTTTTCCCATTTAACTTATGATCTTAGTGAAAAACTCTCTTTAATCGGCGGCTTACGATTTGGCAATGAAAAACTAACATATGAAGATTCAACCGAAACGATAGACTATGATGAAGATGATATCTGTCCAAAAATAGGTTTAACCTATGATCTCTTAAAAGATTTAATGAGTTATGTAACTATCTCAAAAGGGTATAGAGGAGGTGGATTTAATACTGGAGCGCCTGATGGATATTCCAAATCTTTTGATAAAGAGACGCTTTGGTCTTATGAAGTGGGATTAAAAGGGACAATCTTAGATAATAGATTGATGTATGATATAGCAGTTTATTATATGGATATAGATGATATGCAAGTAAGTGAATATGTAACGGCAACCTTAGCTATCACAACAAATGCAGCAAAAGCAACATCACAAGGGATAGAAGCTTCACTCAACTTTCAGGCAACGGATACGATCAACTTTTTTGCGGGGGCTTCTTATGTTGATATAAAATTTGATGAATACAATAACGGTAAAGTGGATTATAGCGGTAATAAAAAAACTTATGCTCCGGAATATAACTTTAATATAGGCGTAACTTACAGAGCGGAACAAGGGTTCTATGCAAGTGCGGATATCACCGGATACGGTGATATGCAACTTGATATTGCAAATAAATATAAAAGAGATGCGTATGAAATAGTAAATGCAAAAATAGGATATGAGCAAAAAAATTACGATATCTATCTATATGCAAAAAACTTGTTTGACAAAAAGTATGATTCAATAGGATTTTTTAATGGTGTATATACTCAATATAGTCCGCCTAGAGAGATCGGAGTGATCCTTACCTATCGGCTTTAA